The Burkholderiales bacterium DNA segment CCGGTCTTCGGCGATGAAATTGATGACCGCGATCGGTGTTTCGCAGACGTTGGCGATCAGGCGCGCGATATCGTCGAACGCGGCCTCCGGCGGCGTATCGAGGATGTTGTAGCGGTGCAGCGCGGCGATCCTGCCGGCTTCGTTATCTGGCTTCGGTGGGAGCATTATTTGGATTCACTGCGGCTTTGATTGTCACTCGCTCAATTCCGTCCAGGCTGTATGGTACGCCGGCAATGGCAGTTACCGCTGATCTTGAAAACACCTGACTTTCGGTGTTTGCGGACATGCGGCGACATAGTGGTATTTTAACGCGCTGCCTGCGACAAGAAAAATGCCCGGCAGGAGCGCGTAGTTTTCAAGCAGCCGGTTAAGGTCTGGCCCGGAGTTTGTCCATTTCCTTGCACAGCACAGTTGCGCTTCTGACGACGCGCGGCGTGTGGCGGCTCATGGTGTCCGCATCGAGAACGATGAAGTTATTCTCGGCTGCGGCGCGCAGACTCTTGAAGCGCCGCCATGCGTCGAGGCCATCATCGCCGCCCGGCTCGCCCGACGTGGCGACGATCGCGTCGGGGTCTGCGCCGAGAACCGCTTCGATGCTGATGAATGGCACCAGCAATTTCCGCGCGGCGAAAATGTTGCGGCCTCCACAGAGCCGCATGATGTCGCTGGCCAGATGCTCACCGTTGATAGTCAATAACGGCCGATGCCAAACCTGGAAAAAGAGCGAAAGCGGTCGCCGGTTTTCATAACGCTCGCGCAGGGCCGCAACCTCGCCCACGAACCTTTGCGCGGCCTCCTGCGCCACGGCTTCCGTACCCGCCAATCGCCCAAAGCGAACCAGCGAACTCGCGATATCGTCAAGCGTGCTCACCTTGTTGTAGTAAATCGGAATGCCGAGCGTGCGCAGCTTTGCCATCTGGCTTTCCGCACTGCCGTCCAGCCAGGCAATGATTAGATCGGGCTTATGCGCGACGACGCGTTCAAAATCGAGTAGATTGCTGTCGCCAATCCGTGGTATGCGAGCGGCCTCCTCCGGAAAATCGCTGTAGCGGACGGTGGCGACGATGCGCTCGCCGGCGCCGGCGGCAAACAGCAATTCCGTGATGTGCGGCGTGAGGCTGACGATGCGCGCGACCGGCTGACTGAAGACAAGCACCTGACCGCTGTCGTCGGTGACTTCGATCCGCGCTATTGCCTGCCCGCATGCGCAGATTAACAGCGACGCCGACAGCGCGATCGTCCTCAGTTTGCCCCACGAAACCACGGCGCCGCGCGCGCCTGAGACAAATACAAATCCGCGCACAGTCATTCGAGAACAAAAATCATGCGTGTTCCGACCGCCACCCGGACCAACGGAAAACCGAACGCCGATGATAGCGCCGGCAAATTCATGACCGTTGAAATCGGACCATGATCGACGACGCCGTTACCGCGAAACAGTAACGCGTGCGTCGCAAACCGACCGGCGAGATTCAGATCGTGTATCGAGAATACGATGGCTTTGCCGCCATCCCTGGCAAGCGATGCCAGATGATCGAGCACGGCGATCTGATGACGCAAGTCGAGATGCGCGACCGGCTCGTCGAGCAGCATCAGCGCCGGGTCCTGCGCGATCAATGTTGCGATCGCGACGCGCTGCCGCTCGCCGCCGGACAGCGTGGCAACATCACGGTCCGCCAATTCACCGACGTCCATCACCGTCAGCGCAGCTCGCGCGATATCCCGATCGGCGGCGCACTCCCAAGCCCATCGCGACAAGTGTGGATGCCGGCCCATCATTGTTGTCTCCAGCGCGGTCGTCGCGAATATTTCGGGAAGGTTCTGCGGCAGAAAGCCGCGAACGCGCGCCGCATCCATCGGCTGCCATGCCGCCAGCGGTTTGCCCAGGAGCGAAATCGTCCCGCGATTGCAATCGCGCAGCCCAACCAGAGTCTGCAGCAACAGCGTCTTGCCGGCGCCGTTGGCGCCGAGTATGCACCACAGCTCACCCGCGTTCACGCGCAGCGACAGGCTTGCGATCAACGTGCGCTGCGCGATGCGCAGACAGAAATCGCGGACTTCGAGCAGCGCCGCCGCGCCATCCGCGTTGTTCATCGGCTTGTTCCGTTGCGCATCAAGAGATACAGGAACATCGGTACGCCGATCAGCGCGGTCACGACGCCGACCGGCAGTTGCTGCGGTGCGATCATGGTGCGCGCCGCGGTGTCGGCGAGCAGCAGCAAAGAGCCGCCGGCGAGCACGGACGCCGGCAGAAGGACGCGCTGATCGTTGCCGATGACGAGCCGCAGCGCATGCGGCACGATGAGACCGACGAAGCCGATCGCGCCCGCCGCCGTCACCGCAAGCGCTGTGGCAAGCGATGCGACCAGGTAAATCTGCCGGCGCACGCGCACGACCGGCACGCCGAGACCATGCGCTATCGTTTGTCCCTGCAGCATCACATTCAATTCGCGCGTGAACGGATAGATGACAACGAGCGCAAACACGAGACCGCCGATTGCGAGCGCGCCGGAATCGGCTCCACCTAAATCGCCGATCAGCCAGAACAACATGCCGCGCAGCCTGCCTTCGGGCGCTACAGTCAGGATCAGTGTGATGATCGCCGACCAGCCGGCTGCCAGCACCACGCCCGTCAGCAACAAGCGCGGCGTCGCGTCGGCGGCAGTCGCAACATGCAGCCGGCCGAGATCGCGGCGCGCAAACGCGAATACGAGAATGACGGATAGCGACGCACCGGCGAACGCGCTCAGATTTATCAGCACCGCGTTGAGGCCGGCCATCATCGCCACCAGCGCGGCCGCGGCCGCGCCGCCGGACAAACCGAGAATGTAAGGATCGGCCAAGGGATTACGCAGCAGCACCTGCATCAGCGCACCGGCCAGGGCAAGCAGACCGCCGGTTGCGAAAGCTGCGACTGCGCGCGGCAACCGCAGCCGATGAACAATCTCGGACGCAACGGTGCCGTCGGAACGGAATACCAATTGCAGTACTTCGAGGGTTGGAATGCCCACCGCCCCGGTGGACAGCGCGACCAACATCGCGGCTCCAGCGCAAGCAGCCAACACAAACCAGATTCGAAAAGCGCGCGCCACAGTTAAATCCCTGACTCTCCCTCAAGCCCTGCCCAGCTTGTCATTTCCTGCCCTCGATTAAATCATTCGAGGGCAGGCTCGGGCGGGAATCCAGTTTGTCTCACTCCGATCCTGCGAAGCCACTGGATTTCCGCGTGCGCGGGAATGACGGGCTATGAAAACCATTCGCAGCCTTCCTGGCCCGAAAACAACTGTTCTCAGCGATGTCGTGACATTCAGCGCTGCGGCGTCCAACGCAAACTCACGAACACATTGCTGTCCGGTGTATTGAAATGCTGCGCGAGTTCGTAATCGCGGTCGGTGACGTTGTTCCAACGCACATCGATTTCCCAATCGGTAAAAAGCCTGCGCGCGAGGTACAGATTGAGCAAGGCGTAACCGCCGAGCCGCGTCGCCTGGTCTTCGCTATTGGAATCGAAACGTTCGGAACTCGCGATGACTTCCGCGCCGAATTTCCATGCGCCCAGCGCACGCGATGCCGCAACGCTGCCGTGCCTCCTCGCGCGACGCTGTAGCTGCAATCCGGTGCGTGCATTTTCCGGATCCTGCGCGGTAAATTTCGCGCGCAATCCGGTACCAAGCAGCGTGCCGTTGTAGGAGAATTCGCCGCCCTTAATACGCGCGCTGTCGAGATTCTGCGGCGTGAACGTAGCGAGATCGAAAACGATCAAATCCTCGATGCGATTATCGAACCAGGTCGCCGCGAAGCGCTGCGCGCCGCGCTGATAATCGACGCCGAATTCACGGCTGCGCGATCGCTCCGGTTCCAACTCCGGATTACCGCCGCCGCCGAATATCGGATCAGCCGGGAAATAAAGATCATTGAAAGTCGGCGCATGAAAGGCCGTGCCCGCCGCGGCGCGTACGCGTATAGCGTCAGTCAGGCGATACCCGTATCCGATCGAGCCCGTCGTGCGGCCGCCGAAG contains these protein-coding regions:
- a CDS encoding cobalamin-binding protein; amino-acid sequence: MRGFVFVSGARGAVVSWGKLRTIALSASLLICACGQAIARIEVTDDSGQVLVFSQPVARIVSLTPHITELLFAAGAGERIVATVRYSDFPEEAARIPRIGDSNLLDFERVVAHKPDLIIAWLDGSAESQMAKLRTLGIPIYYNKVSTLDDIASSLVRFGRLAGTEAVAQEAAQRFVGEVAALRERYENRRPLSLFFQVWHRPLLTINGEHLASDIMRLCGGRNIFAARKLLVPFISIEAVLGADPDAIVATSGEPGGDDGLDAWRRFKSLRAAAENNFIVLDADTMSRHTPRVVRSATVLCKEMDKLRARP
- a CDS encoding ABC transporter ATP-binding protein, encoding MNNADGAAALLEVRDFCLRIAQRTLIASLSLRVNAGELWCILGANGAGKTLLLQTLVGLRDCNRGTISLLGKPLAAWQPMDAARVRGFLPQNLPEIFATTALETTMMGRHPHLSRWAWECAADRDIARAALTVMDVGELADRDVATLSGGERQRVAIATLIAQDPALMLLDEPVAHLDLRHQIAVLDHLASLARDGGKAIVFSIHDLNLAGRFATHALLFRGNGVVDHGPISTVMNLPALSSAFGFPLVRVAVGTRMIFVLE
- a CDS encoding iron ABC transporter permease, whose amino-acid sequence is MLVALSTGAVGIPTLEVLQLVFRSDGTVASEIVHRLRLPRAVAAFATGGLLALAGALMQVLLRNPLADPYILGLSGGAAAAALVAMMAGLNAVLINLSAFAGASLSVILVFAFARRDLGRLHVATAADATPRLLLTGVVLAAGWSAIITLILTVAPEGRLRGMLFWLIGDLGGADSGALAIGGLVFALVVIYPFTRELNVMLQGQTIAHGLGVPVVRVRRQIYLVASLATALAVTAAGAIGFVGLIVPHALRLVIGNDQRVLLPASVLAGGSLLLLADTAARTMIAPQQLPVGVVTALIGVPMFLYLLMRNGTSR